The region AGCACTGTGCGAAATCTTTATCGACAAGGACCAGAATTTCGCTCCGAAGGTGTCATCGCGACGCCTGGAAGACGGCAGCATGGTCACCGCCCCCCTTCACGACCTCGCCCCGTTTCTCCCACGAGAGGAATTGGCCGAAGCGATGCGAGTGCCGGAATGATGAAACCTCTTCAGAACATCATCTTCGATCTCGACGGCACCCTCATCGACAGCGCGCCGGTGTTCGTGGACATTCTCAATGAAATGCTGCGGGAGCGCGGTAGTATCCGGCAAGTCGGACTTCCTGAAATCCGGCAGTTTGCAAGCCTGGGCGGTCCAGCCTTGGTCGGCGGCGTTCTCGCGCAGGAATGTGGCGATCTACGGCAGGAGGTAGCTGACTTCCGCGCACGCTATGCGCTGTACAAGACGCCGGTCAAATCCTTGTACGAAGGGGTCGCTGATGGCGTGAAGCAGCTGGCGGCCGATGGATATCGGCTGGCCATCTGCTCCAACAAGCCTCAGCACCTTTGCGAAAAGGTGATTGGCGATCTGGACCTGACCGCGCATTTTCCGGTTATCGTCGGCAGCTCTCCCGATCGCATGGCCAAGCCCGCACCCGATTTGATGGAACTTGTGATGGCGGGGCTTGTTACGACGCCGGCAGAATGCCTCTATGTCGGAGACAGTGAAATCGATCACGCGCTGGCCAAGGCTACGGGTGTCCGCTTTGCCTTTGTTACCTACGGCTATGCGAGCGATCAATTTACTGCTGATCCATCCGAACAGTTCGGCCGGTTTTCCGATCTTGTGCAATTCTTCAAGGACGAAGGAGCACGCGTTCAGTCCACGCGCGGCGCCGCTTAGAAAGGCAAAGCAAGGTGGCCTTTACCGCCCATGTAGCCAAAGCCTTGCAGAAGAACGAGCATCGTATCGTTCTGACTGGAGCAAGCGGGTGGCTCGGTCGCGCAACTTTGGACTTGTTGCAAGATGCGCTTGGCGATGCGTTTGCTGAACGGGTTTTCTGTTTCGGATCGCGACAGGCTGAGCTGCGCCTCTCCGACACGCAGCAAATCCTGCAACAGCCGCTCATTAATCTCAGGGAACTGCCCTCGCGGCCAACATATCTGCTCCACCTGGCTTTCCTTACGAAGGACCGGGCCGAAACCATGTCGGAGGTCGATTACTGCGCTGCCAACCGGGCCATCCGGCAGTCGGTCCTAGAGACTCTGGATCCGATCGGTGTGGAGGCAGCATTCATCGCTTCCTCCGGCGCTGCCCACTTCGCGGATGATCCGTTAGCCAAGCCTGCCATGCAGCTGTACGGAATATTGAAGCGGGAAGACGAAGACGCCTTCGCAGCTTGGGCCGACTGTAGCGGTAAAAGCCTGGCGATTGCTCGCATCTTCAACGTGTCTGGCCCCCACGTTAACAAGCTGCCGAGCTATGCTTTATCCTCCTTCATCCTGGATGCTCTTGCAGGGCGACCGGTGACGGTCCAGGCCCGGCATGATGTTCGACGCGGTTATGTTGCTATCCGCGAGTTGATGTCGCTCATTTTTGCGCTGCTGCTTGAACAGAAGGTTGAAATCATTCGCTTCGACAGCGGCGGAGAGGATATTGAACTCGGGGAGCTTGCTTCTGCGATCGCATCCCCGCTGGGCTGCTCCATCGAACGGCCTAACCGGAGCGATGGTCCCGCAGATGTCTATCTGGGCGACGACCTAAACTATCAACGGCTCCTGGACGAGCACCATATAGACCGCGTTTCGCTTGCCGAACAGATCAACGAAACCACCGCCTTCTTGAAAAGTGCCTCAGTCTCAGACGCCCCACAGGACTCCTATGCTTAAACCCTCCACGACGCCTGAAATTTCAGTTGTCATTCCCTGCCTCAACGAGGAGGAGAATGCCGCAGCGATAGCCACTGCCGTGACGAAGCAGTTGGAGATGCTCACAGACAACTTCGAGATCATTTTCATCGACAATGGCTCAACAGACAGAACGACCGAAATTGTGCGGAGCCTCTGCGCAGCTGACGGCCGCATCCGCTTGATCGTGAACACCCGCAATTTCGGGCAGTTGCGCTCACCCGCCCACGCTCTTTTCCAGGCGAAAGGCCGAGGAATTATCGGAATCGCTGCGGACTTCCAGGACCCGCCCGAACTTATTCCTGAACTCGTCAGGCGTTGGCGAGCTGGAACAGAGATCGTCCTCGGAGTCAGCGAAACTAAGAAGTCATCCCCTCTTTACTCAAGCCTGCGCAAGCTGTCGTATGACCTGCAGCGCAAATTTGGCGACTATCCAATCGTACCTAACGCAACGGGTTTCGGCATTTATGATGCGAAGGTAATTCGCGCGATCGCTGATCTTAACGAACCTGAGCCTTTCGTCCGGGGCCTGCTAGTAGAAACAGGCTACGCGATCGATACGATCACTTTCAAGCGCCCAGAACGCACCGCAGGCCGCTCGAAGAATGGCTTCTTTGCCCTCCTTGATTTTGCCTTATCCGCCTTAGCCTATTCGTCAAAAGGCCTACTTCGAGCGCCGCTCTATTTCAGCTTCATTGCCTTCGCCGCAACCTTTGTCAGCATGATGGGTGCGGCTTGGTCGATTGCCTGGGCTCAAAATCCCAGAATGTGGATGTTCGCCGCGCTGCTGGAACTTCAGTTCGGGCTTCTGTTCCTGTTTCTTGGCATCCTCGGTGTACAGGTTCGGTTGATTTCGGATCGAACTCGTGGAATGCCGCTTGTGATCGAGCGGGAGCGCGTCAACTTCGCACCCCCGGACTGACCTGTGATATCCCTCTCTTCAACAACCCTTGGAAGGCTGTGGCGCTTTTACAAGATAGGGTTCATCAACACGCTGTTTGGCTACGGCATCTACGCCCTGCTGCTGTCGGTTGGTCTGAACATGTACGCCGCTCAAATCATCGGGCATGTCATCGGGGTGATCTTCAACTATTTCTCATATAGTTTGCATGTCTTTCGGGCCGCACCAGCCTCCAAGCTACGTTTTCTTTTTTCCTACGCCCTGAACTATATGGTGGGCCTTGCAAGCCTTGCGCTGGCGGCAACCATCCTATCCTCGCCCTACCTTGCAGGTCTGTTGGCAATGGTGATCACCTCCGTCATCAATTTCATCATTCTGCAGAGGTATGTTTTCACTTCGGATCGCATGCAATCCCATTCCAGAAGTGCAGCGGCAGGCAGTGAGAGTATCAACAATGCATCCTAGTGACAGCATTCAAGACGCTGACGGCATCATCATCTACGGCGCTGGAACCGTGGGCCAGGCTATTATCGATGACTTGTTGGCCGAAGGCACCAGAATTGGCCTCATACTCGATCGTGGTAAGCGCGGGGAGAGCTATCGCGACATCCCGATCCTGGCACTTGATGACGTCCGCAAAGGGCGCCTTGTGGGCAAGACGATCCTTATCGGTCTCCATAATCATTACGTCGATATCAACGGGCTGCATGCCGATCTGCTCGGGGCTGGCGCTGCCCGCATACTGACTCCGATCAATTTACCAGACTTGGCCGCGAATGCGCGAACGCGGCCGGGCTACTGGCTAGATCCCGACTTCAACTATGCAGAGCACCAATCCGACCTTGAGCGTGCGCGTGCCCTGCTCGCGGATGAGATTAGTCGAGACCTGTTCGACGCCATTCTCGCCTACCGTCGAGGTGGCGATATCGCGAACTGCCCGGCACCCAGCTTGGAAGATGAATATACCCCGGCCGACCTTCCCCGATTTGCGGAGCCGTTGCATATTATCGATTGCGGAGCCTTCACTGGCGTCGCCATTCACAAATTTCTCAAGGCGGGTTATCAAATAGCAAGCTTCGTTGCATTCGAACCGGACCCGGCCAATTTCGCGATCTTAGCGTCGCGAGCTTTTCCGGTTGAGCGACGGACTTGCCTGCCGCTTGGCACATGGTCGATGACGCGGCAGCTGAGCTTCACGAACAGCGGGTCGATGGCCAGCCACCTAAGTGAAACTGGCGATACAACGATCCAATGTGTTGCAATCGACGATGTCCTGTATGGAGATCCGGTGAATATCATCAAACTGGATGTCGAGGGAGCAGAATTAGAAACTCTCAAGGGTATGCAGAAGATAATCGAGAAGCGAAGGCCTTCTCTTCTTGTTTCAGCTTACCACGCTCCGGAGCATTTATATGAAATTATTGACCTGATTTCCTCTTGGAACTTAGAGTACAAATTTCACCTACGAGTCCACGAATATAACACCTTCGGGACTGTTATCTACGCCGTCCCGATGCACGCGTGAACTCCATCTATCAAGGATGGAGCTGCTGATCCGGTCATGCCAACCGACATGCTATTTGAAGGATATGCGCTTCGGCACCGCCGACTTCAGCTACCAGCACATTATTCGCTAGGATTTCAAGTCTGCAATTGACCAACAAAGAATCCAGGGACTGTATTGAATAAAAGTTGATGTGTTCATGCCAATGTCGCTTAACTTTGTCCCGGTCCTTCAAATCCCTTCGCATAACTTCTTCGAACGGAACTTCGATATAGAGGATGGATTCCTCATCCATTGCTTGGCGAACTGTCAATAAAACATCAGATGGGTAAGGAATGTGTTCGAGAATTTGGGAACACACTATCAAGCCATATTTTGAGGATGTTGCTTGTTCTCGAGTGACTACCCTTGCATCTCCCCCAACTGCCTTGCCACTTATGTCGAAGACGTCCAAGCTCACCCGCCGCTTCTCAAATGGCGTGTTCGCTCCCGTGTCGCCTCCCCAATCTAAAATCGTTAGCGGATCTCTGACAAACGGCGATAAAAACTCTTCAATGTGTTGTTTATACGATACGGCTACGGTCAGTGCCTCGTTTCTACCGCGGTACCCCGGCTCATAAAAGTCTCGCAATCTCACATAGGCTTCTTCTCGATAGCCCGTGTAAATATTCTCCATTTCCTCTTCCGAAAACCGAATGTCGCAGAAGAGATGCTCGCACCTGCGACACCGCATCGTCTTGCATATGGAATAAGCATTTCCGCTCTGGATCGTGTTCAATCCCCAGCTGTCGTCTATGACAACAGGTCTCCAACCAAATGCTCGATCAGCGATGAAAGGCATCAAGATCGCGGGTGAAGCGGCCAAGTCGGCTGAGCCGCAACACACGCAGGAAGAAGCCAGCCGTTGGTGCGCCTGTCCAATGCCTGCGATTTCATTCTCGATACCCATCCTATCCCCCGAATTCAGCTTCGCATGCATAACCCGATAACCTTAGCGGAACGTTCTCCAAGTCAATATAATTTCATCGCGCCTGGGCAGAGCGGATCGCAGCACCAACCAATCGCCCTGCGAGCGCCTGTCCCTATGGGACTGTCGTCGGGGCCATGAAAACCGCGCGGTCATTGTTGCGGAGGAGCGACATCGAACAAAAGATGAGGCATGGCAGACGAAAGACCCTTCGCAGACTGCGCTACCTCTCCGCGTCGCGCTCTACAGGATTATGACATCGAGTACTGAACCGGCAAGTTGCGCATCGGCCGCGAGCGGCCTAAAAAAGTGGTGAAGGCCATTAGCAACGGTGGGGGCGCGATCGACCGCCACCCAATAACTGACTTCGTCTAGCTGATCGAGGGACCGGATCGCGCCCGACCGAATTGCCAGCTGATCCCGTCCGCGCGCATGATCCCAGACGCAGCCTTGCCGATGTTACGCTCGAGCACGTCGCGCCATGGCACCAGCGTGAAATCGCGCGAGCGCTCGACCAGTGCATGAGGGCCGCTTTCCAGGTCCAGGCGCTGCGCAATGACGCCCTCGACGCGCTCGCCCATCCTGGCGGGCTCGAACGCCTTCCCCAGTTCCCGGCCAAGCCGCTCGCCGACGCTCTCCAACTCGCGCAGACGAAGGCTCTCCAAAGCACCTCGCCGCAACCGGAAAGGCTGGCCGTCGCCATCGGCCAATTGCTGCTCGACGAGCCACTGCCGCCGCATTGCCAGCGCGTCGTGCACCTCGCGCCCGAACCCGGCATCGCGCACCGCTCCGGATGCGCCAGACGCCAGCTCGCGATCGAGCCAAGTCGGGGCTTCGACTCCGACCAGATCGCCGACCATCTGCGAAGACAGGATCGCGAGCGCGACCGGGCGGTTGCGTTGTTGCGCTTGCGCGAAGCCTTCCGCCCGCGCCAAATGATCGTTTGGAATGGTCCAGCTTCCATCGGGCTGACGCTCCGGTCCGGCACCCGCGCGGCGCATTGCCTCCAAGCGCCGGACATGGCTTGCGGCGAAAGCTTCGCTGGCCCGGGAATCGTGCCGCAAATGCAAATCGACCGAATAGCGCCCGCCATTAGCCCGGGCGACCGCATCGATCGTGCGGTCGGCGGCCGTGGCCTCAGCCTTGGTCGCCTCGATCCGGACCACCGCGCCCTCAGGCACCGAAGGGGTCGCGTCCGCGCGCCCGATGTCGACATAGTGGACCCGGCCATCGACACCATCGACCATCATGTAATGGCGGTCGCGATGCTCATTGGAAAAGCCCCGGCTGATCATCCGCCCGACGATCGGCTCGCGCAGATCGGTGGCGACCACCTGCTCGACCCCAGCGCGGTCGAGCCGACGCGCGGTCAGTTCGCGTTGCATGAGTCGGATGATGTCGCCACGCTCACCCATGCGGCGGAGCGTGTCCTCCAGCCCTTCCGCGAGCCGATAGCGCCCGTCACCCATGTCCTCTGCGAGGTCCATCGCCTTGAGCTTACGCAGGCGCCCCGCCGCCACCGATTGCTGGA is a window of Sphingobium sp. MI1205 DNA encoding:
- a CDS encoding HAD family hydrolase gives rise to the protein MMKPLQNIIFDLDGTLIDSAPVFVDILNEMLRERGSIRQVGLPEIRQFASLGGPALVGGVLAQECGDLRQEVADFRARYALYKTPVKSLYEGVADGVKQLAADGYRLAICSNKPQHLCEKVIGDLDLTAHFPVIVGSSPDRMAKPAPDLMELVMAGLVTTPAECLYVGDSEIDHALAKATGVRFAFVTYGYASDQFTADPSEQFGRFSDLVQFFKDEGARVQSTRGAA
- a CDS encoding glycosyltransferase family 2 protein, which encodes MLKPSTTPEISVVIPCLNEEENAAAIATAVTKQLEMLTDNFEIIFIDNGSTDRTTEIVRSLCAADGRIRLIVNTRNFGQLRSPAHALFQAKGRGIIGIAADFQDPPELIPELVRRWRAGTEIVLGVSETKKSSPLYSSLRKLSYDLQRKFGDYPIVPNATGFGIYDAKVIRAIADLNEPEPFVRGLLVETGYAIDTITFKRPERTAGRSKNGFFALLDFALSALAYSSKGLLRAPLYFSFIAFAATFVSMMGAAWSIAWAQNPRMWMFAALLELQFGLLFLFLGILGVQVRLISDRTRGMPLVIERERVNFAPPD
- a CDS encoding class I SAM-dependent methyltransferase, yielding MGIENEIAGIGQAHQRLASSCVCCGSADLAASPAILMPFIADRAFGWRPVVIDDSWGLNTIQSGNAYSICKTMRCRRCEHLFCDIRFSEEEMENIYTGYREEAYVRLRDFYEPGYRGRNEALTVAVSYKQHIEEFLSPFVRDPLTILDWGGDTGANTPFEKRRVSLDVFDISGKAVGGDARVVTREQATSSKYGLIVCSQILEHIPYPSDVLLTVRQAMDEESILYIEVPFEEVMRRDLKDRDKVKRHWHEHINFYSIQSLDSLLVNCRLEILANNVLVAEVGGAEAHILQIACRLA
- a CDS encoding FkbM family methyltransferase, with translation MHPSDSIQDADGIIIYGAGTVGQAIIDDLLAEGTRIGLILDRGKRGESYRDIPILALDDVRKGRLVGKTILIGLHNHYVDINGLHADLLGAGAARILTPINLPDLAANARTRPGYWLDPDFNYAEHQSDLERARALLADEISRDLFDAILAYRRGGDIANCPAPSLEDEYTPADLPRFAEPLHIIDCGAFTGVAIHKFLKAGYQIASFVAFEPDPANFAILASRAFPVERRTCLPLGTWSMTRQLSFTNSGSMASHLSETGDTTIQCVAIDDVLYGDPVNIIKLDVEGAELETLKGMQKIIEKRRPSLLVSAYHAPEHLYEIIDLISSWNLEYKFHLRVHEYNTFGTVIYAVPMHA
- a CDS encoding GtrA family protein encodes the protein MISLSSTTLGRLWRFYKIGFINTLFGYGIYALLLSVGLNMYAAQIIGHVIGVIFNYFSYSLHVFRAAPASKLRFLFSYALNYMVGLASLALAATILSSPYLAGLLAMVITSVINFIILQRYVFTSDRMQSHSRSAAAGSESINNAS
- the rlxS gene encoding relaxase/mobilization nuclease RlxS (I built this because a sul1 chimera in AMR looks like the C-terminus.), which gives rise to MAEIRHCLPEIARSEGVRMPDDDLTPKLGNTRGNDGKRALKYGGRILAATRLAGKKTGRKSRRFDGSRIGRGASMGRLLSSRDRLAGFRGRRAVVKASLIRLHGKAGQVARAHMRYIQRDGVTREGLPGELYGPETDRADGDDFLKRTAGDRHQFRFIVSAEDGAEYPDLKPYVRRLMTQVEQDLGTRLDWVAVDHFNTERPHTHIVLRGVDDCGHNLIIAREYISHGLRERACELVTLDLGPRTDREIEDRLRHDVDQERLTAIDRRLLRRMDADRSVAATDNDPLQQSVAAGRLRKLKAMDLAEDMGDGRYRLAEGLEDTLRRMGERGDIIRLMQRELTARRLDRAGVEQVVATDLREPIVGRMISRGFSNEHRDRHYMMVDGVDGRVHYVDIGRADATPSVPEGAVVRIEATKAEATAADRTIDAVARANGGRYSVDLHLRHDSRASEAFAASHVRRLEAMRRAGAGPERQPDGSWTIPNDHLARAEGFAQAQQRNRPVALAILSSQMVGDLVGVEAPTWLDRELASGASGAVRDAGFGREVHDALAMRRQWLVEQQLADGDGQPFRLRRGALESLRLRELESVGERLGRELGKAFEPARMGERVEGVIAQRLDLESGPHALVERSRDFTLVPWRDVLERNIGKAASGIMRADGISWQFGRARSGPSIS
- a CDS encoding NAD-dependent epimerase/dehydratase family protein, with amino-acid sequence MAFTAHVAKALQKNEHRIVLTGASGWLGRATLDLLQDALGDAFAERVFCFGSRQAELRLSDTQQILQQPLINLRELPSRPTYLLHLAFLTKDRAETMSEVDYCAANRAIRQSVLETLDPIGVEAAFIASSGAAHFADDPLAKPAMQLYGILKREDEDAFAAWADCSGKSLAIARIFNVSGPHVNKLPSYALSSFILDALAGRPVTVQARHDVRRGYVAIRELMSLIFALLLEQKVEIIRFDSGGEDIELGELASAIASPLGCSIERPNRSDGPADVYLGDDLNYQRLLDEHHIDRVSLAEQINETTAFLKSASVSDAPQDSYA